A window of the Planococcus citri chromosome 4, ihPlaCitr1.1, whole genome shotgun sequence genome harbors these coding sequences:
- the LOC135843328 gene encoding uncharacterized protein LOC135843328, protein MNIYCVLLHIASASAIFWREPAGDYSKFDATSTFIDKTLLIEKFFRQPCKYQVITSPPGFGKTTNAYMLRRFVQIEVDESGQVKNKTDTSSYKIFTDKRLQISNHPDIIQEHLAEYPVIHFDYSHVTKENSYKTERGLMNKISKTFKRYKWLYTILQKRYAQRRDERETDLHRKVLAMGKLISESQHIYIHGMLYALCQLAELVHEYFQKKVFLIVDDYDSLWYDGLRHNDPFQMGYADWLHDLINLMFTPQFSKYIAYVFITGTHTISLKSEDFVYNRFLDAHPFVNYYGFTKEEVSRLLDRRHVPQTEMQQLQNLYNGYTTKSTKLQIFQPSLIIEYLIPTVQPSEPTTLSATEKKMTLKPWIDGDSMTLLKIALVNKEINEEIKKLAASGNTTFKMRPKINEQELQALSYNIRDIAAAKKVLKPQDQIETLTVDWFFTLLFENGYFTYTDEQDFYKVPNERKMNSLKAFSITTV, encoded by the coding sequence ATGAATATCTATTGCGTACTTTTACACATCGCGAGCGCATCAGCTATATTTTGGCGAGAACCTGCCGGAGACTACTCAAAATTCGATGCCACCTCAACCTTCATCGATAAAACCCTCCTGATAGAGAAGTTCTTCCGCCAACCTTGCAAATACCAAGTGATCACAAGTCCTCCAGGATTTGGTAAGACGACCAATGCTTACATGCTAAGacgtttcgttcaaatcgaggTCGACGAATCGGGCCAAGTTAAAAATAAAACCGATACATCGAGTTATAAAATATTCACCGATAAAAGACTGCAAATTTCCAACCACCCTGATATCATTCAAGAGCATTTGGCCGAATACCCCGTAATTCATTTCGATTACAGCCATGTAACGAAGGAAAACAGCTACAAGACCGAACGTGGTTTGATGAATAAAATATCCAAAACGTTCAAACGATATAAATGGCTTTACACCATTCTGCAAAAACGATACGCTCAACGAAGAGATGAACGAGAGACTGATCTTCACAGAAAAGTACTCGCAATGGGTAAATTGATCAGCGAAAGTCAGCATATCTATATCCATGGAATGCTTTACGCGTTATGCCAATTGGCTGAACTGGTTCACGAATATTTCCAAAAGAAAGTTTTCCTCATCGTAGACGATTACGATTCATTGTGGTACGATGGTCTACGCCATAATGACCCTTTTCAAATGGGATACGCTGATTGGTTACACGATTTGATTAATTTGATGTTCACTCCACAATTCAGCAAATACATCGCTTACGTTTTCATCACCGGTACTCATACGATCAGCTTGAAAAGCGAAGACTTTGTATACAATCGTTTCCTAGATGCTCACCCATTCGTCAATTATTACGGATTTACCAAAGAAGAAGTGTCTCGTTTACTCGACCGACGTCACGTTCCTCAAACCGAAATGCAGCAATTACAAAATCTCTACAACGGTTACACCACCAAATCCACAAAACTGCAAATATTTCAGCCATCTTTAATCATAGAATACCTAATTCCCACCGTCCAACCGTCCGAACCTACCACGTTGAGTGCTACTGAAAAGAAAATGACCCTGAAACCGTGGATCGATGGAGACTCGATGactcttttgaaaattgctctggTCAATAAAGAAATAAACGAAGAGATCAAGAAATTGGCAGCTAGTGGGAATAcaactttcaaaatgagacCAAAAATCAACGAACAAGAATTGCAAGCGTTAAGTTACAATATAAGGGACATAGCCGCAGCCAAAAAGGTTTTAAAACCTCAAGATCAAATTGAAACTTTGACTGTGGATTGGTTCTTCACGTTACTCTTCGAAAATGGATATTTCACGTACACAGACGAGCAGGATTTTTATAAGGTgccaaatgaaagaaaaatgaactcgttGAAGGCTTTTTCGATTACTACggtttga
- the LOC135844034 gene encoding uncharacterized protein LOC135844034, producing the protein MIVIWIQLLSLVSTSTALWDNADKDHEIFNSSICMFADKTSMIDTFFHYTDTESKYQVFTAPLGFGKTTNLKMLKRFVQIEIDEFGHKLDKTRTSSYKLFTNEKLAISNHPNTIEAHLAEYPVLYFDYSEVMEFSFPKTYRKICSKVHELFKSYQWVYEILRERYSNNSNMQDAQAEQFNGKLSLVQKMINTSQFENDYIQKDCLCAMVEILYEYFQHQVFVFIEYYDRYWFDGENENCRLWDMYTKTKFSMYQGVLYDLAYQLFQPKMSKYIKYVFATGTHPIYLQNDNFTYNSFLGDHPFTKYYGFTTEEVTRILNPRAKAPITELRNLRISHNGYSTKVGDLALFQPSSIINYFPQSRSSSSIEHSPEGWTLKASYELKPYLLIDPPPLNGQWKVLKIESIREKVQNLVSEGNVTFQLRFESSHKVKENLLEGLKNEPQTQKVTSELFFSMLFENGYLTYTEVPGCYRVPNQNRLNVLEHYLRIFVERQQNDEPDEVLRSWREYMKQNRLVR; encoded by the coding sequence ATGATCGTAATTTGGATTCAATTACTGTCGCTTGTAAGCACATCAACCGCATTATGGGATAATGCAGACAAAGAccacgaaattttcaactcgagcATCTGCATGTTCGCTGATAAGACATCGATGATAGATACATTCTTCCATTACACCGATACCGAATCAAAATATCAAGTCTTCACCGCCCCTTTGGGATTCGGTAAAACgacgaatttgaaaatgttaaaacgTTTCGTGCAAATTGAAATCGATGAATTTGGCCATAAACTGGATAAAACGCGAACCTCGAGTTATAAATTATTCACCAATGAAAAGCTCGCTATTTCGAACCATCCTAACACTATAGAAGCGCATTTAGCCGAATACCCTGTACTTTATTTCGACTATAGCGAAGTGATGGAGTTCTCGTTTCCTAAAACCTATAGAAAAATATGCTCCAAAGTACACGAGTTGTTTAAATCTTACCAATGGGTTTACGAAATCCTTCGAGAAAGGTATTCGAATAACTCGAACATGCAGGATGCTCAAGCGGAACAATTCAATGGTAAACTTTCACTCGTGCAAAAAATGATTAACACGAGCCAATTCGAGAACGACTATATTCAAAAAGATTGTTTATGCGCGATGGTTGAAATATTGtacgaatattttcaacatcAGGTATTTGTTTTCATCGAATACTACGATCGATATTGGTTCgatggtgaaaatgaaaattgcaggTTATGGGATATGTACACGAAGACGAAATTCTCAATGTATCAAGGTGTCCTGTACGACTTAGCGTATCAattatttcaaccaaaaatgagtaaatataTAAAATACGTGTTCGCCACCGGAACTCATCCTATTTACTtgcaaaatgataatttcactTATAACTCGTTTTTGGGCGATCACCCCTTTACAAAGTATTACGGATTTACCACCGAAGAAGTGACTAGAATACTCAATCCTCGAGCCAAAGCTCCAATAACAGAGCTTCGCAATTTACGAATTTCTCATAACGGTTATTCAACTAAAGTAGGAGATTTGGCATTATTTCAGCCATCttcaattattaattatttccCTCAATCGAGATCATCTTCCAGTATTGAACACTCACCCGAAGGATGGACTTTGAAGGCGTCGTACGAGTTGAAACCATATCTATTGATCGATCCCCCTCCATTGAATGGTCAatggaaagtgttgaaaattgaatcgatACGTGAAAAAGTTCAGAATTTGGTATCCGAAGGAAATGTTACTTTTCAACTACGTTTTGAAAGCTCTCACAAGGTGAAGGAAAATTTACTAGAGGGTTTGAAAAATGAGCCACAAACGCAGAAGGTGACCAGCGAGTTGTTTTTTTCGATGCTTTTTGAGAATGGTTATCTTACTTATACTGAAGTTCCTGGATGCTACAGGGTTCCAAATCAGAACAGGTTGAACGTGCTGGAAcattatttgagaatttttgtggaACGTCAGCAAAATGATGAGCCGGATGAAGTACTTAGATCTTGGAGGGAGTATATGAAACAAAATCGACTTGTACGataa
- the LOC135843327 gene encoding uncharacterized protein LOC135843327 translates to MTKCLSLLLVITVSPVIALWDDATKDHEIFNTSSGVFVDKTLLIEAFFRHSQMCKYQVITSPLGFGKTTNLKMLKRFVELEVDEFGRVKNKTRTSSYKLFSDRRLKISKHAKIIENYLAEYPAIYFSFDDIIKSEDFVVNEMNLLKKFKKLYLRYKWLFEHFLTNSTSNETTREDGIEMKLSERKNFIRDLIDENDPTSSQVPSMDTLSILAEILYSYFGRKVFIFIDNYDSVWVDGLRDNVDKLWYVDVGRHLHEIIRVLFGPEMKKYIEYIFITGTNTIFLHAMSNNISYNRFLDDNHPFTRYYGFSENEVLELLEQHDIDTKNISDLKILHNGYSTRTSEMQLFQSSSIVDYVTKSTSNKSSSYKNKKYLWLDSGSLIGQWKALFDGTVYERVKRLMDVKSTTFELYRFCDEKGTGELQNLSNVLKVQQPLLNVTVDWFFSLLFENGYFTYSDKAGGFKIPNRSRENAFIEVLAKVDKILESVMKAERYFNYTTESSMQVFDF, encoded by the coding sequence ATGACCAAATGTTTGAGTttattactcgtaatcactgtAAGCCCGGTAATCGCATTATGGGACGATGCCACCAAAGACCACGAGATTTTCAATACATCGTCCGGTGTATTTGTTGATAAAACATTACTCATCGAAGCGTTTTTCCGGCATTCTCAGATGTGCAAATACCAAGTAATCACGAGTCCTCTGGGATTTGGCAAAACtaccaatttaaaaatgttgaaacgaTTCGTTGAACTGGAAGTAGATGAATTTGGTcgagtgaaaaataaaacgcGAACATCCAGCTATAAATTATTCTCCGATAGGCGACTAAAAATATCCAAACACGctaaaattatagaaaattatTTGGCCGAATACCCAGCTATTTATTTTAGTTTCGATGACATAATTAAATCCGAAGATTTCGTTGTaaatgagatgaatttgttgaaaaagttcaaaaaattgtacctcCGGTATAAGTggctttttgagcattttttgacaaattccaCCAGCAACGAGACTACTCGAGAAGATGGAATAGAAATGAAGCTTTCagaacgaaaaaattttatacgtgATTTAATCGATGAAAATGATCCTACATCGTCTCAAGTCCCGAGCATGGATACTTTGAGCATTCTAGCTGAgattttgtactcgtactttggGCGAAAAGTTTTCATCTTTATTGATAACTACGACTCGGTGTGGGTCGATGGATTGAGGGATAACGTTGATAAACTTTGGTACGTAGATGTTGGCAGACACTTGCATGAAATTATTCGCGTACTCTTCggaccagaaatgaaaaaatacatagaatatATTTTTATCACCGGCACCAACACGATATTTTTACACGCGATGAGTAATAATATAAGTTATAATCGCTTCTTAGATGATAATCATCCATTTACACGGTATTACGGGTTTAGCGAAAATGAAGTTCTCGAGTTACTCGAACAACATGATATCGATACGAAAAACATATCAGATCTGAAAATACTGCATAACGGGTATTCGACGAGAACGTCTGAAATGCAATTATTTCAATCGTCTTCGATCGTCGACTACGTAACCAAATCTACGAGCAATAAAAGTTCATCTTACAAGAATAAGAAATATCTATGGTTAGATAGCGGTTCGTTGATTGGCCAATGGAAAGCTTTATTCGATGGTACGGTGTATGAAAGAGTTAAACGTCTGATGGACGTCAAAAGCACGACCTTTGAATTGTATCGATTTTGCGACGAAAAGGGGACAGGcgaattacaaaatttgagtAATGTTTTAAAAGTACAACAGCCTTTGCTCAATGTAACAGTTGActggtttttttctctgttgTTTGAAAATGGATATTTTACGTATAGCGATAAAGCAGGGGGGTTCAAAATACCTAATCGAAGTAGAGAGAATGCTTTTATCGAGGTATTAGCTAAAGTCGATAAAATACTCGAGAGTGTCATGAAAGCCGAACGATACTTCAACTACACAACTGAAAGTTCGATgcaagttttcgatttttaa